The region GAGGCGACCTACGTATTCTTATTGGTTCTTGAAAAAGTCAATCGGACAGAACTGTCGTGGCGAACCGCCGTTCCGTCGCGATCGGCTCCGACCGCCGGCGGCAGTCGAACCGGATCGTCCGCGTCCTCGACGCGATCGAACGCTCTCACTCGAGATAGCCGAGTTCGCGCAATCGGTCGCGGGTCTCCTCGTCGGCATCGGCCAGCGCGTCCGCCTGGTCCCCGGCAGTCTCGGTTGGGTCGTCCCACGCGCCGCCGACGGCGTCCTCGAATCGGGCGAGCGCCCGTTCGGCCGCGGCGACGACCGCGTCGTCGGCCGGGTCGACCGGCGACGACTCGTCCGGATCCTCGTCGAGCCGGTAGCCCTCGTCGGGGATGCGGTCCGCGCGGACGTACTTGGCGTCGGTGCTGCGGGCGGCCCGCAACCGCGAGTACGCGCGGTGGTCCTCAGGGAGTACGATGTCGGCCTCGCTGGCCTTCTGCTCTAAGTGGTGGAGTTCGATAACCGGCTGGGCGTACTCGACGAACGCGTAGTCGTCGGCAGCCTCGTCACCGTCGTCCTCGCCGTCGCTCCCGCCCACAGCGCGCTGACCCGGATCGGGGTCCGTGACGCCGTCGAACGCCCGATACTCGCCCGAGAGCAGCGAGCGCGTCGGGTCGAGGGGGACGGCGTCGCCGTCCGTCCCCGCCCGATCGACCGCGTCGGGATCGACGTCTACCGCGTCGAGAGTCGTGTGGTACAGATCGAGCAACTCGACGAGATCGTCGCGCCGGTCGGCCTCGAGATCGGGGTGTTTCACCAGCAGCGGGACGTTGATGAGTTCGTCGTAGAGGGCGAACTCGTGGCCGTAGAGGTCGTGTTCGCCGTGAAGTTCGCCGTGGTCGGCACAGACCACGACCGTCGTCTCCTCCCACTGGCCGGTCTCGCGCAGCCAGGCGAACAGGCGACCGAGCTCCGCGTCCATGTGCGCGATCTCGGCGTCGTAGAGCCCGCGGATGGCCTCCCACTCGTCGTCATCGACGTCTCGCGCGCCCGAGTTGTACTCCTTTGAGTTCTGACAGACGGCGTCGGGATCGACGCCCGGCGCGAACTCCTCGCGGTACTCCTCGGGCGGGTAGTAGGGCAAGTGGGCGTCCATCAGGTTGACGAACGCGAACCAGCCCTCGTCGCCGTCGCTGTCGTCGATGAACGACCGCGTCCGGTCGATGACCGAGGGGGTCTTCGAGTCGGCACCCTCGCCGCTGGCGAGTTTGGCGTGGGCCACCGCGCCGACGCGGACGAGCTTCGACGCGATGTCGCGGAGGTAGTCGTTGTCGTTGACCGCCTGCCAGGCGCTGGCCAGCGGCCCCGAGAGGACGTCGCGGGGGAGGACCTCGAAGAACGAGTCGTGGTCGTCGAACCCGTTGGTGAGGCCGGTGTAGGGCGTGATCCAGGCGTTCGAGGAGTAACACGCCGTGTCGTACCCGGCCGCCGAGAGGACCGACGCGAGGGTCGTCGCGTCGTCGAGGTACGGACTCCCCTGGTCGGCCCCGTGCTGGCTCGGATAGCGCCCGGTGAACAGCGAGGCGTGGACCGGCAGCGTCCACGGCGCGGGCGCGATCGCCGACTCGAAGACGGTCGCCTCCTCGGCGAACGCCGACAGTTCGGGCGTCGTTTCCCGTTCGTAGCCGTACGGTCCGAGGTGGTCCTTCCGAACCGTATCGAGAACGACAAAGAGGACGTTCGACGGAGAACGCTCCATTAGTAGCGACACTTACGCCCACACCAATAAAACGATTGACGGAGGCGGTCGCCGGGTCGCCGCACCGACGGCCGACGAGGCGCGACTTAAGCGACCGGCAGGTCCGATCAGACGTTTCAAGTTCGCTGACGATTCATAGCTGCCATGGACGAGCGTAATCGGCGGGCCCTCCTCCTCGGCGCATTCGGGGCGATTGCAGTCTTTGCCGTCCTGTTTTTCGCCGTCGGCGCGCGCAACGTCGTCGACTCGCTGCTGTCGGCCGACCCCGCTCTGGTCGCCGCGACGTTCGCCCTCGCGCTGTGCTGGCTGGCCGCCTGGAGTCTGATGCTGCGGACCGTTCTGGCCGCCCTCGGCGTCGACGTCCCGGCCGGCAAGTCGTTTTTCGTCTACGCCGGCGCCGTCTTCGCCAACAACGTCACCCCCTTCGGCCAGGCGGGCGGCGAACCGGTCGCGGCCCTGCTCATCTCGAAGGTCTCCGACGCGCGCTACGAAACGGGGCTCGTCAGCATCGCGAGCGTCGACGTCTTGAACGTCGTGCCGTCGATCTCGCTCATCTTCGTCGGCGTCGGCTACTACGCGAGCACCACCGCCCTCGGCGAGCGCTTGGAGACGGCCGTGGGCTCGGCGGTCGCGCTGATCGTCGGCATCGTCGTCGTCATGGTCGTTCTCTGGCGACGACGGGACGCAATCGTCGAGCGCCTGCCGGCCGTCGTCGCTCCCCGGCTCGGACGGCTCGGTCTCGATCGGTTCAATCCCGAGACCCTCGAGGCGGACCTCGCGGACCGGCTGGGTCGGTTCTTCGCGAACATCGAGCGCGTCGCGACCGACCGGTGGCGCCTGGCCGCCGTCGTCGGACTCTCGCTTTGCGGC is a window of Natrinema salifodinae DNA encoding:
- a CDS encoding sulfatase, with protein sequence MERSPSNVLFVVLDTVRKDHLGPYGYERETTPELSAFAEEATVFESAIAPAPWTLPVHASLFTGRYPSQHGADQGSPYLDDATTLASVLSAAGYDTACYSSNAWITPYTGLTNGFDDHDSFFEVLPRDVLSGPLASAWQAVNDNDYLRDIASKLVRVGAVAHAKLASGEGADSKTPSVIDRTRSFIDDSDGDEGWFAFVNLMDAHLPYYPPEEYREEFAPGVDPDAVCQNSKEYNSGARDVDDDEWEAIRGLYDAEIAHMDAELGRLFAWLRETGQWEETTVVVCADHGELHGEHDLYGHEFALYDELINVPLLVKHPDLEADRRDDLVELLDLYHTTLDAVDVDPDAVDRAGTDGDAVPLDPTRSLLSGEYRAFDGVTDPDPGQRAVGGSDGEDDGDEAADDYAFVEYAQPVIELHHLEQKASEADIVLPEDHRAYSRLRAARSTDAKYVRADRIPDEGYRLDEDPDESSPVDPADDAVVAAAERALARFEDAVGGAWDDPTETAGDQADALADADEETRDRLRELGYLE
- a CDS encoding lysylphosphatidylglycerol synthase transmembrane domain-containing protein, whose translation is MDERNRRALLLGAFGAIAVFAVLFFAVGARNVVDSLLSADPALVAATFALALCWLAAWSLMLRTVLAALGVDVPAGKSFFVYAGAVFANNVTPFGQAGGEPVAALLISKVSDARYETGLVSIASVDVLNVVPSISLIFVGVGYYASTTALGERLETAVGSAVALIVGIVVVMVVLWRRRDAIVERLPAVVAPRLGRLGLDRFNPETLEADLADRLGRFFANIERVATDRWRLAAVVGLSLCGWLFQTAALMAAFAALGHSVPPYILLFVIPLANLAGAAPLPGGLGGIEAAFVTLLVPTTGIEAPVITAAVLIFRGAIYWMPVLIGGVSVSAFGVTALRTGESEDER